In one window of Agromyces badenianii DNA:
- a CDS encoding regulatory protein RecX, which translates to MSDESSERLAPVTYLPWAKEASAPEARGSRRRQSPSGGSAGSSGSGGLRSIGRDRSSPADEAGEAAARIDEAPDETGAERDQRIDRLVVSRLRRSALSESEVRAVLVEHGLDDVEVEEWIARYERLGYLDDARLAEQLVHSHGVRRGRGSGAILQELGRRGVDNTLARAAVEDLDPETELENARVVAERRARQLRGLDRQTAERRLSAFLQRRGYPGDIVREVVTAALAGEGS; encoded by the coding sequence ATGAGCGACGAATCATCGGAACGGCTCGCACCGGTCACCTACCTGCCATGGGCGAAGGAGGCTTCGGCCCCCGAGGCGCGCGGATCCCGTCGGCGGCAGAGTCCGTCCGGCGGCTCCGCCGGCTCTAGCGGCTCCGGCGGCCTTCGGAGCATCGGGCGTGACCGCTCGTCGCCCGCTGATGAGGCCGGCGAGGCGGCGGCTCGAATCGACGAGGCGCCGGATGAGACCGGAGCAGAGCGCGACCAGCGCATAGATCGACTCGTGGTCTCACGGCTCCGACGCTCGGCGCTCTCGGAGTCGGAGGTTCGAGCCGTGCTCGTCGAGCACGGACTCGACGATGTCGAAGTCGAAGAATGGATCGCGCGCTACGAACGGCTCGGCTATCTCGACGACGCCCGGCTCGCCGAGCAGCTCGTGCACAGCCATGGGGTGCGCCGCGGCCGGGGCAGCGGGGCGATCCTGCAAGAGCTCGGGCGGCGCGGGGTCGACAACACGCTGGCGCGCGCGGCGGTCGAAGACCTCGACCCCGAGACCGAACTCGAGAACGCTCGCGTGGTCGCCGAGCGCCGGGCTCGTCAGCTCCGTGGTCTCGATCGACAGACGGCGGAGCGTCGCCTCTCGGCATTCCTGCAGCGGCGGGGGTATCCGGGCGACATCGTGCGCGAGGTGGTGACGGCGGCGCTGGCCGGAGAAGGCTCGTAA
- a CDS encoding class I SAM-dependent methyltransferase — protein MASDHYFSSRPGGEATLRTITVTLAGRELSLATAGGVFSPEHLDTGTRILLDRTPAPPAGGDLLDLGSGWGPIAISLALRAPDATVWSVDVNERALDLVRRNTARLGITNVNAVLPEDVPAEVRFAGIWSNPPIRVGKAELHALLTRWLPRMHDDASAWLVVAKHLGAESLQRWLDEDLGLEVDRAAQDKGFRVLEVRTAASAH, from the coding sequence ATGGCCTCCGACCATTATTTCTCCTCTCGTCCGGGCGGCGAGGCCACTCTCCGCACCATCACCGTCACCCTCGCCGGGCGCGAACTCTCGCTCGCGACCGCCGGCGGGGTCTTCAGCCCGGAGCATCTCGACACCGGCACCCGCATCCTGCTCGACCGCACCCCGGCGCCGCCGGCCGGCGGCGATCTGCTCGACCTCGGTAGCGGATGGGGACCGATCGCGATCTCGCTGGCCCTGCGGGCTCCAGATGCCACGGTGTGGTCCGTCGACGTCAACGAGCGGGCCCTCGACCTCGTGCGCCGCAACACGGCACGACTCGGCATCACCAACGTCAACGCGGTGCTGCCCGAGGATGTTCCCGCCGAGGTGCGCTTCGCCGGCATCTGGTCGAACCCGCCCATTCGCGTCGGCAAGGCCGAGTTGCACGCGCTCCTCACACGTTGGCTCCCCCGCATGCACGACGACGCGAGCGCGTGGCTCGTCGTTGCCAAGCACCTCGGAGCGGAGTCGCTGCAGCGCTGGCTCGACGAAGATCTCGGCCTCGAGGTCGACCGCGCGGCGCAAGACAAGGGCTTCCGTGTGCTCGAGGTGCGCACCGCGGCATCCGCTCACTGA
- the miaB gene encoding tRNA (N6-isopentenyl adenosine(37)-C2)-methylthiotransferase MiaB produces MSTIHDVSRDQVAEAAVPPRTYEVRTFGCQMNVHDSERLSGSLEAAGYVPADGAEPDIVVINTCAVRENADNKLYGNLGHLASVKRRHAGMQIAVGGCLAQKDKNVILEKAPWVDVVFGTHNMGALPSLLERARHNDEAQLEILDSLEVFPSTLPTKRDSSYSGWVSISVGCNNTCTFCIVPALRGKEKDRRPGEILAEIQTLVDDGVVEITLLGQNVNSYGVEFGDRQAFGKLLRAAGQIEGLERIRFTSPHPAAFTDDVIDAMAETPSVMPQLHMPLQSGSDRVLKAMRRSYRSEKFLGILDRVRARIPNAAISTDIIVGFPGETEEDFQETLRVVEAARFASAFTFQYSIRPGTPAATMPEQVPKEVVQERYERLLALQDRISWEENQQLIGHPVEVLVATGEGKKNNETHRLSGRAEDSRLVHFEVPTGSELPRPGDVVSVTITQAAPFHLIADSLDDAPLRIRRTRAGDAWDRAQAESCGVPADPGASVAGRVSLGLPTLRARGTEPLVSPGVGTMPIYDPADGQR; encoded by the coding sequence ATGAGCACCATCCACGACGTCTCACGCGACCAAGTCGCCGAAGCGGCAGTGCCGCCGCGTACCTACGAGGTCCGCACCTTCGGGTGCCAGATGAACGTGCACGACTCCGAGCGTCTGTCCGGTTCGCTCGAAGCCGCCGGCTACGTGCCGGCCGACGGCGCCGAGCCCGACATCGTCGTGATCAACACCTGCGCTGTGCGCGAGAACGCCGACAACAAGCTCTACGGCAACCTCGGCCACCTCGCCTCGGTCAAGCGACGCCACGCGGGCATGCAGATCGCGGTCGGCGGGTGCCTCGCCCAGAAAGACAAGAACGTCATCCTCGAGAAGGCGCCATGGGTCGATGTCGTCTTCGGCACGCACAACATGGGTGCGCTGCCGAGCCTGCTCGAGCGCGCCCGGCACAACGACGAGGCGCAACTCGAGATCCTCGACTCGCTCGAGGTCTTCCCGTCGACGCTGCCGACCAAGCGCGACTCCAGCTACAGCGGGTGGGTGTCGATCTCGGTCGGGTGCAACAACACCTGCACGTTCTGCATCGTGCCCGCGCTCCGCGGCAAAGAGAAAGACCGCCGTCCGGGTGAGATCCTCGCCGAGATCCAGACCCTCGTCGACGACGGCGTGGTCGAGATCACACTGCTCGGCCAGAACGTCAACTCCTATGGGGTCGAGTTCGGCGACCGTCAGGCGTTCGGCAAGCTGCTGCGCGCGGCGGGCCAGATCGAGGGCCTCGAGCGAATCCGGTTCACAAGCCCCCACCCTGCCGCATTCACCGATGACGTCATCGATGCGATGGCCGAGACGCCGAGCGTCATGCCTCAGCTGCACATGCCGCTGCAGTCCGGCTCCGACCGCGTGCTCAAGGCGATGCGACGCTCCTACCGCTCAGAGAAGTTCCTCGGCATTCTCGATCGGGTGCGGGCGCGAATCCCGAACGCGGCGATCTCGACCGACATCATCGTGGGTTTCCCCGGAGAGACCGAAGAGGACTTCCAAGAGACGCTCCGGGTCGTCGAGGCGGCCAGATTCGCGTCGGCCTTCACCTTCCAGTACTCCATTCGTCCTGGTACGCCCGCAGCGACGATGCCGGAGCAGGTGCCGAAGGAGGTCGTGCAGGAGCGCTACGAACGCCTCCTCGCCCTGCAGGACCGCATCTCCTGGGAGGAGAACCAGCAGCTCATCGGCCACCCCGTCGAGGTGCTCGTCGCGACCGGCGAAGGCAAGAAGAACAACGAGACCCACCGCTTGAGCGGCCGCGCCGAAGACAGCCGCCTCGTGCACTTCGAGGTGCCGACGGGCTCTGAACTGCCGCGGCCCGGCGACGTGGTCTCCGTCACGATCACGCAGGCCGCGCCGTTCCACCTCATCGCCGACTCGCTCGACGACGCTCCGCTCCGCATCCGCCGCACGCGGGCGGGCGACGCGTGGGATCGGGCCCAGGCCGAGAGCTGCGGCGTTCCGGCAGACCCCGGGGCATCCGTCGCCGGCCGTGTCTCGCTGGGGCTGCCGACGCTGCGTGCGCGCGGCACCGAGCCGCTCGTCTCGCCCGGTGTCGGAACGATGCCGATCTACGACCCCGCCGACGGCCAACGCTGA
- a CDS encoding DUF3046 domain-containing protein, whose protein sequence is MKQSEFQRAVDAEFGAGYGGVVVGDLVLSALGGRTAREALAAGVRPQEVWLALCEATDVPEERRHGAGRPVPGESGPPRHE, encoded by the coding sequence GTGAAGCAGAGCGAGTTCCAGCGCGCCGTCGACGCCGAGTTCGGCGCCGGGTACGGCGGGGTGGTCGTGGGCGACCTCGTGCTCTCGGCGCTCGGCGGGCGCACGGCGCGCGAAGCGCTTGCGGCGGGTGTTCGGCCGCAAGAGGTGTGGCTGGCCCTCTGCGAGGCGACGGATGTCCCCGAGGAACGCCGGCACGGCGCCGGCCGCCCGGTGCCGGGGGAGTCCGGGCCGCCTCGGCACGAGTAG
- a CDS encoding helix-turn-helix domain-containing protein codes for MVLVRQEIGDVLRDFRLQKGRTLRQVASKASVALGYLSEVERGQKEASSEILASVADALDTPISVIMHEVGDRIAVLEGLSVVPDSLPDELVAEFDADMMVR; via the coding sequence ATGGTCCTGGTTCGACAGGAGATCGGCGATGTGCTGAGGGACTTCCGCCTGCAGAAGGGGCGCACCCTTCGTCAGGTCGCGTCGAAGGCGAGCGTGGCGCTCGGTTACCTCAGTGAGGTGGAACGCGGCCAGAAAGAGGCCTCGTCCGAGATTCTCGCCTCCGTCGCCGACGCACTCGACACGCCCATCTCGGTGATCATGCACGAGGTCGGCGATCGCATCGCAGTGCTCGAGGGTCTCTCGGTGGTGCCCGACAGCCTGCCCGACGAGCTCGTGGCCGAGTTCGACGCCGACATGATGGTCCGCTGA
- the dapF gene encoding diaminopimelate epimerase: MAFDLRFTKGQGTGNDFVLFSDPEGESELTPTQIAAVCDRRFGVGADGVIRAVRSANLDDGAAALAENPQAVWFMDYWNADGTVSEMCGNGIRVFTSYLLDQGLADLARDASIAIGTRAGVRTVRRTATGFEADLGPWRLAGGEPLVRGKSLPVARPGLGIDVGNPHIVVALADDEELDGLDLAYQPVVEPEPEAGANIEFVVPAEPLVEDGVGRIRMRVHERGSGETLSCGTGAVASALAVRYWAGEAAPDRWRVQVPGGVLGVRMFQAADGEHVSLSGPAELVFDGVLSLA; this comes from the coding sequence ATGGCGTTCGATCTGCGGTTCACCAAGGGCCAGGGCACGGGCAATGACTTCGTGCTCTTCAGCGACCCCGAGGGCGAGTCCGAGTTGACTCCCACCCAGATCGCCGCGGTCTGCGACCGCCGCTTCGGCGTCGGAGCCGACGGCGTCATCCGCGCGGTGCGCTCGGCGAACCTCGACGACGGTGCCGCTGCCCTCGCCGAGAATCCGCAGGCAGTGTGGTTCATGGACTACTGGAACGCCGACGGCACGGTCTCCGAGATGTGCGGCAACGGCATCCGCGTCTTCACGAGCTACCTCCTCGACCAGGGTCTCGCCGATCTCGCACGCGACGCATCGATCGCGATCGGCACCCGGGCGGGCGTGCGCACCGTGCGCCGCACGGCGACGGGTTTCGAAGCTGATCTCGGCCCCTGGCGCCTCGCCGGCGGCGAACCGCTCGTTCGCGGAAAGAGCCTGCCCGTCGCGAGGCCCGGACTCGGCATCGACGTCGGCAACCCGCACATCGTCGTCGCACTGGCCGACGACGAGGAGCTCGACGGTCTCGATCTCGCCTATCAGCCCGTCGTCGAGCCCGAGCCCGAGGCCGGCGCGAACATCGAGTTCGTCGTCCCTGCCGAGCCGCTCGTCGAAGACGGCGTGGGGCGCATCCGCATGCGGGTGCACGAGCGCGGTTCGGGCGAGACCCTCTCGTGCGGCACCGGTGCGGTCGCCTCGGCCCTCGCGGTGCGGTACTGGGCAGGCGAGGCCGCACCCGACCGGTGGCGTGTGCAGGTGCCGGGCGGCGTGCTCGGAGTGCGCATGTTCCAGGCCGCCGACGGCGAGCACGTCTCGCTCTCAGGGCCTGCGGAGCTCGTCTTCGACGGCGTGCTCAGCCTCGCGTGA
- the hflX gene encoding GTPase HflX translates to MNDAERNSADDAVERVLRGAETKAGLTRFGSDVAEALMAPETTPGADSDTDGEQYDREARASLRRVGGLSTELEDVTEVEYRQLRLENVVLIGVYSQGSQDEAENSMRELAALAETAGARVLDGVLQRRPHPDPSTYLGRGKVEELRHIVASLGADTVVADTELAPSQRRALEDAIKVKVIDRTAVILDIFSQHAKSREGKAQVELAQLEYLLPRLRGWGESMSRQAGGQVGGAGAGMGSRGPGETKIELDRRRIHSRMAKLRKQITAMKPAREAKRANRKRNAVPSVAIAGYTNAGKSSLLNRITGAGVLVENALFATLDATVRRNTTADGRVYTIADTVGFVRNLPHQLVEAFRSTLEEVGDSDLIVHVVDAAHPDPAGQIATVRDVIGEVGARDIPELIVFNKADLVTPEERLVLRGLEPGAIFASARTGEGIPEVLEAIARMLPDPAVEIDLLVPYDRGDVVSTLHETGRVLSIEYDEDGTRVRALASPELAGQLEEFAAAAASA, encoded by the coding sequence ATGAATGACGCCGAACGGAACTCCGCAGACGACGCCGTCGAACGGGTGCTCAGGGGCGCAGAGACGAAAGCGGGCCTCACCCGCTTCGGCTCCGACGTCGCCGAGGCGCTGATGGCGCCCGAGACGACACCCGGTGCCGATTCCGACACCGACGGCGAGCAGTACGACCGTGAGGCGCGCGCGAGCCTGCGCCGGGTGGGCGGGCTCTCGACCGAACTCGAAGACGTCACCGAGGTCGAGTACCGGCAGTTGCGCCTCGAGAACGTCGTGCTCATCGGCGTGTACTCGCAGGGTTCGCAAGACGAGGCCGAGAACTCCATGCGCGAGCTCGCCGCGCTCGCAGAGACCGCCGGCGCGCGGGTGCTCGACGGCGTGCTGCAGCGTCGGCCCCACCCCGACCCGAGCACGTACCTCGGGCGCGGCAAGGTCGAGGAGCTGCGCCACATCGTCGCTTCCCTCGGCGCCGACACAGTCGTCGCCGACACCGAACTCGCGCCGAGCCAGCGTCGTGCGCTGGAAGACGCGATCAAGGTGAAGGTCATCGATCGCACCGCGGTCATCCTCGACATCTTCAGCCAGCACGCGAAGAGCCGCGAGGGCAAGGCCCAGGTCGAGCTCGCGCAGCTCGAATACCTCCTGCCGCGACTGCGCGGCTGGGGTGAGTCGATGTCGCGCCAGGCGGGCGGCCAGGTCGGCGGCGCAGGCGCCGGCATGGGTTCGCGCGGCCCTGGTGAGACGAAGATCGAACTCGACCGTCGACGCATCCACTCGCGCATGGCGAAGCTGCGCAAGCAGATCACCGCCATGAAGCCCGCGCGTGAAGCCAAGCGCGCCAATCGCAAGCGCAACGCGGTGCCCTCTGTGGCGATCGCGGGCTACACGAACGCGGGCAAGTCGAGCCTCCTGAACCGCATCACCGGCGCCGGCGTGCTCGTCGAGAACGCCCTGTTCGCGACGCTCGACGCGACCGTGCGCCGCAACACCACCGCCGACGGCCGCGTCTACACGATCGCAGACACCGTCGGCTTCGTGCGCAACCTGCCGCACCAGCTCGTCGAGGCATTCCGTTCGACGCTCGAAGAGGTGGGCGACTCCGACCTGATCGTGCACGTCGTCGACGCCGCCCATCCCGACCCCGCCGGGCAGATCGCCACGGTGCGCGACGTCATCGGCGAGGTCGGTGCCCGCGACATCCCCGAGCTCATCGTCTTCAACAAGGCCGACCTCGTGACGCCCGAGGAACGCCTCGTGCTCCGCGGTCTCGAGCCCGGCGCGATCTTCGCCTCGGCACGCACGGGCGAAGGCATCCCCGAGGTGCTCGAGGCGATCGCACGCATGCTGCCCGACCCGGCCGTCGAGATCGACCTGCTCGTGCCCTACGACCGGGGCGACGTCGTCTCGACGCTGCACGAGACCGGTCGAGTGCTCTCGATCGAGTACGACGAAGACGGCACCCGCGTGCGCGCGCTCGCCTCACCCGAACTCGCGGGCCAGCTCGAGGAGTTCGCGGCGGCAGCGGCCAGCGCCTGA
- the miaA gene encoding tRNA (adenosine(37)-N6)-dimethylallyltransferase MiaA, with protein MTLIAIVGATGTGKSAFALDLADAYARGGRAAEVVNADAMQLYRGMDIGTAKLSFDERQGVPHHLLDVLDVVDEASVAEYQSAARAAVDEVIDRGSVALLVGGSGLYVSSVIHDFRFPGTDAEVRARLEAELAEQGPGMLHTRLREIDPETAASVDAQNGRRLVRALEVIEVTGESKAARLPDEPVPWRPHGIVHLRSERSTLVERLDARVEGMWQGGLVDEVRGLIPKGIERGVTARKAIGYAQALGEIDRRLTRAEAIAETQQLTRTYARRQVSWFKRYRDAVTIDADDTVARGTELARLAAID; from the coding sequence GTGACCCTCATCGCGATCGTCGGGGCGACCGGCACCGGCAAGTCCGCGTTCGCGCTCGACCTCGCCGACGCCTACGCGAGAGGCGGGCGTGCCGCCGAGGTCGTGAACGCCGATGCGATGCAGCTTTACCGCGGCATGGACATCGGCACGGCCAAGCTGTCGTTCGACGAACGACAGGGGGTGCCGCACCACCTGCTCGACGTGCTCGACGTGGTCGACGAGGCATCCGTCGCGGAGTACCAGTCGGCGGCTCGCGCCGCAGTCGACGAGGTCATCGACCGCGGATCGGTGGCACTGCTCGTGGGCGGATCGGGGTTGTACGTCTCTTCGGTCATCCACGACTTCCGGTTTCCGGGCACCGACGCCGAGGTGCGCGCGCGGCTCGAGGCCGAGCTCGCCGAACAGGGGCCGGGCATGCTCCATACGCGGCTCCGCGAGATCGACCCCGAGACGGCCGCGAGCGTCGACGCGCAGAACGGTCGCAGACTCGTGCGAGCTCTCGAGGTGATCGAGGTGACGGGCGAGTCGAAGGCCGCCCGGCTGCCCGACGAGCCCGTGCCATGGCGCCCGCACGGCATCGTGCACCTGCGCAGTGAACGGTCGACGCTTGTCGAACGACTCGACGCACGGGTCGAGGGCATGTGGCAGGGCGGTCTCGTCGACGAGGTACGCGGCCTGATTCCCAAGGGAATCGAGCGCGGCGTGACCGCGCGCAAGGCGATCGGATACGCGCAGGCGCTCGGCGAGATCGACAGACGCCTCACGCGAGCCGAGGCGATCGCAGAGACGCAGCAGCTCACGAGAACCTACGCACGCCGTCAGGTCAGCTGGTTCAAGCGCTACCGCGACGCGGTCACGATCGACGCCGACGACACCGTCGCCCGCGGCACCGAACTCGCCCGTCTCGCGGCCATAGACTGA
- a CDS encoding CinA family protein has protein sequence MSRATEDPAARLIAELTARGLRVAVAESLTGGLVVAELTSVPGASVVVNGGVVAYDTAVKRSVLGVSAELLKREGAVHPEVARQMADGVRRVLAIDDRAADLGIATTGVAGPTGQDGRPPGTVHVGIAFGGEVESLDLALHGTRAEIRAATVRAAIEAALARVTSV, from the coding sequence ATGTCCCGTGCCACCGAAGACCCGGCCGCCCGGCTCATCGCCGAGCTCACCGCTCGCGGCCTGCGAGTCGCGGTCGCCGAGTCGCTGACCGGCGGGCTCGTCGTGGCGGAGCTCACGAGCGTCCCCGGGGCATCCGTCGTCGTCAACGGCGGTGTCGTGGCGTACGACACCGCGGTGAAGCGCTCGGTGCTCGGCGTGTCGGCGGAGCTGCTCAAGCGCGAGGGAGCCGTGCACCCCGAGGTGGCCCGGCAGATGGCCGACGGCGTGCGGCGGGTGCTCGCGATCGACGACCGTGCCGCTGATCTCGGCATCGCGACGACCGGGGTCGCCGGGCCCACCGGTCAAGACGGCAGGCCGCCGGGCACCGTGCACGTGGGCATCGCGTTCGGCGGCGAGGTGGAGTCCCTCGATCTCGCGCTGCACGGCACCAGGGCCGAGATTCGTGCGGCGACCGTGCGGGCCGCGATCGAGGCGGCACTCGCGCGCGTCACGAGCGTCTGA
- the recA gene encoding recombinase RecA, with product MASPADREKSLETALAQIDRQFGKGSVMRLGSEDRAPVEVIPTGSIALDVALGIGGLPRGRIIEIYGPESSGKTTLTLHAIANAQRNGGIAAFIDAEHALDPEYAKKLGVDIDALLVSQPDTGEQALEIADMLVRSGSIDLIVIDSVAALVPRAEIEGEMGDSHVGLQARLMSQALRKLTGGLSQTNTTMIFINQLREKIGVFFGSPETTAGGKALKFYASVRLDIRRIETLKDGTDAVGNRTRVKVVKNKMAPPFKQAEFDILYGVGISREGSLIDYGVDQAIVKKSGAWYTYDGDQLGQGKENARNFLLQNPDIAADIEQKILVKLGIGQPAGAAAAPSNVESIEPKLGRKGA from the coding sequence ATGGCATCACCAGCAGACCGCGAGAAGTCACTCGAGACCGCCCTCGCGCAGATCGACCGCCAGTTCGGCAAGGGCTCGGTCATGCGCCTCGGCAGTGAAGACCGCGCTCCCGTCGAGGTCATCCCCACGGGCTCGATCGCCCTCGACGTCGCGCTCGGCATCGGCGGGCTCCCGCGCGGCCGCATCATCGAGATCTACGGCCCCGAGTCGTCGGGCAAGACGACGCTGACGCTCCACGCCATCGCCAATGCGCAGCGCAACGGCGGCATCGCCGCGTTCATCGACGCCGAGCACGCGCTCGACCCCGAGTACGCGAAGAAGCTCGGCGTCGACATCGACGCGCTGCTCGTCTCCCAGCCCGACACGGGTGAGCAGGCGCTCGAGATCGCCGACATGCTCGTGCGCTCCGGCTCCATCGACCTCATCGTCATCGACTCGGTCGCGGCGCTCGTGCCCCGCGCCGAGATCGAGGGCGAGATGGGCGACTCGCACGTGGGTCTGCAGGCCCGACTCATGTCGCAGGCGCTCCGCAAGCTCACCGGTGGTCTCAGTCAGACGAACACCACGATGATCTTCATCAATCAGCTGCGCGAGAAGATCGGCGTGTTCTTCGGCAGCCCCGAGACGACCGCCGGCGGCAAGGCGCTGAAGTTCTACGCATCGGTGCGCCTCGACATCCGTCGCATCGAGACGCTGAAAGACGGCACTGACGCGGTCGGCAACCGCACGCGTGTCAAGGTCGTGAAGAACAAGATGGCGCCGCCCTTCAAGCAGGCCGAGTTCGACATCCTCTACGGTGTCGGCATCTCGCGCGAGGGCAGCCTCATCGACTACGGCGTCGACCAGGCCATCGTGAAGAAGTCGGGTGCGTGGTACACGTACGACGGCGACCAGTTGGGTCAGGGCAAAGAGAACGCCCGGAACTTCCTGCTGCAGAACCCCGACATCGCCGCCGATATCGAGCAGAAGATCTTGGTCAAGCTCGGCATCGGTCAGCCGGCAGGAGCGGCGGCCGCGCCGTCGAACGTCGAATCCATCGAGCCGAAGCTCGGGCGCAAGGGCGCCTGA